TTGGCCAAAGCATGGTGTTTGTGAGCCTCCAGGGATGCGGCAACCAGGACGCTGGTGTCGCAGAACACGTTCATCGGCGCCGAGGTTGGCCTGTAGCTGTCGCCATCAAATCTTGATCACGTTCGTCACGCACCCACCAAATCAAGATCGCGGAGTATTCCAAAGCTTTCCAGTTTTCCTAGCAATGACTCCTGGCGGTCACGAATTGCGCGGGCCCGTGAAGCTCTCCGCCAGGGCGACCGCCTTCAGCATGGCCTTGGATTTGTTCACGGTTTCCTGAAACTCCCCTTCGGGCGTGGAATCATTCACCCAGCCGCCGCCAGCTTGCACGTAAGCCCTGCCGTCCTTGATCAACGCGGTCCGGATGGTGATGCAGCAATCGAGATTGCCGTTGAACGAGAAATAGCCCACGCATCCGCCATACGGCCCGCGCGTGGTCTGCTCCAGCTCCGAGATGATTTGCATCGCCCGGATTTTGGGGGCGCCGCTCAACGTTCCGGCGGGAAATGTCGCGCGCATCAGATCGAACGGCGTTTTGTCCGCGGACAGATGCCCTTCCACTTGAGACACGATGTGCATCACGTGGCTGTAGCGTTCGATGATCATCAGATCCTTGACCTGCACCGAGCCGTAATCGCACACGCGCCCGATGTCGTTCCGCGCCAGGTCCACGAGCATGACGTGTTCGGCGCGTTCTTTCGGGTCGCCCAGCAATTCCTGTTCGTTGGCTGAATCTTGCTCCGGAGTTCGCCCGCGCGGACGCGTGCCGGCAATGGGCCGAATCTCGACTTTCCGATCCTCGCACCGCACATGAATCTCCGGCGAAGCGCCCACGAGGCTGAATCCGTCCAATTCCAGCAGGAACATGTACGGGGACGGATTGATCGAGCGCGCGGCGCGATAAATGTCCAGCGGCGTGGCGTGGACCGGTGTGGAGAAGCGTTGAGAACCGACCACCTGGATGATATCGCCGGCGGTGATGTATTCTTTCGCCTTGAGCACGTGCGCGAGGAACTTGTCTTTGGCCACGTTCGACTGGAAGGGAACGGAGGGCACCTCCTGCGGCAGCGAAACCGGGACGTGTTCGGTCGGCTGTTCCAAAAGCGAAACGATGCGTTCGATCTCAGCCACGGCGTTCT
The Verrucomicrobiota bacterium genome window above contains:
- the trpE gene encoding anthranilate synthase component I gives rise to the protein MYSPTQEEFVKLAKQGNLIPVTRRLLADFETPLSAYRKIRGQGESFLFESVEGGEHLGRYSFVGCNPAAVIRQTGARIEYFENGKLAEKFVIPREPNPDCSQCVKDGLEVVDRVLKKYHPVTLPSLPRFTGGAVGFIGYEFIHDVEPVVPRPPHDELQTPTLYFLVADELLIFDRVAQTLTVLVNAILDDSTQPAEAYENAVAEIERIVSLLEQPTEHVPVSLPQEVPSVPFQSNVAKDKFLAHVLKAKEYITAGDIIQVVGSQRFSTPVHATPLDIYRAARSINPSPYMFLLELDGFSLVGASPEIHVRCEDRKVEIRPIAGTRPRGRTPEQDSANEQELLGDPKERAEHVMLVDLARNDIGRVCDYGSVQVKDLMIIERYSHVMHIVSQVEGHLSADKTPFDLMRATFPAGTLSGAPKIRAMQIISELEQTTRGPYGGCVGYFSFNGNLDCCITIRTALIKDGRAYVQAGGGWVNDSTPEGEFQETVNKSKAMLKAVALAESFTGPRNS